DNA sequence from the Cryptococcus decagattii chromosome 5, complete sequence genome:
CGATCAACTTCGGCCATCGCATCACCCCGAGTTGCTGGTTCCGAACGTGCGCCCAAGGAAGGTGATTATTGGTGTAGACCAAAGTTGGAAAAGCTCGAACAAATGAGCAAAGAAGATCTCTCTCAATTGAGTGGTTTCATTGCAGGTCGACGTGGTTTCGGTGAAGTTTCGTTCCTTGAACCTGTCGATCTAACTCTTGCCCCCTTAGAAGACATTCTTGGCTCCATAATAGTCGTTGACCAATCTGAACTGTCTGTCTACCCCGATGACTACCCGCAAAAGCCTGAAATGGGCCAAGGCTTGAATGTGCCAGCTAGAATCATGCTCGAGAATGTGTTCACCACGGACAAGGCGACCAAAGATTGGGTGCGAGACCCTGAAGACCCAAGATTCCAGAAGTTTGTCAGGCGTGTCAAGGCTATCCCTGACACTGAATTCATTAGTTACACTGATGATGGAACCTGGACCTTCCGTGTGGAGCACTTCACGACCTACGGTATCGCCGATagtgatgaggatgagagtgttgaaaatgAAGACCTGAAAAGGCGGAGGAAAGGGGCTCTCAGTGATTTTTCTAGATCTCCATCCAGGACTTCAACAgaggacgacgatgatgagatgTTTCCTCCTACCAAAAGTATCCGGGATGTCGAAGCGGAGCACGACTCTGGGTTTGAAGAGGACCAGCTTTCAGAAGAGTCCTATATGGAAGATGGGCTGACAGAAGCGAATGAGAGCGTTGAGATGGATTTTCCTCAACCTAGTTGGGATCTTCCCATCAAGGCACAACTCGGTGCCGAGGGAATGAAGAACTTGCGAGGTATGCAAGACTCTTTTTTCGGGTCTTCCGCGTCTATGGCGAGACCTGATAAAGAGTTAGCAttgtcgaagaagagggaagctGAGAAGGGATATGGATCGTTTTTTCGTGAAGCCGAAGAGGAAAATGTGAAGCTTGATGAGCAGGTTATCAAGGTATGTCATCTTCGCTTGGGTTATAATCATGCTTTGTATTAATGGCGTTCTAGCGGACCTCTTTCGGCGAGATTCAAATAAGCCTGCCCAAACTTCGTCAACCAAGGAAGTATGCGAGAGTaattgaagaagagagcGTGGCCAAGGGAGCAGAGGGGCTAAAAGTGGACGCTGGGCTGGCGTTGGGACGGTCTTTCAGATGTTCTTGGGGTCCTAATGGAGAGCTGGTACACTTTGGAAAGATTTGTTCACCGACTGCGTCAATGTGAGTATTATCCATTTACGTTTGAACTTGCGAGATTCATCCGTTGACGTAAACAGACGAGCGGACACCGATGCCATCGTCCATATCgagaaagtggaggtaCTATCGGAAGAAACCAAGGTGGAAACAGCCAAGTCCCAAAGACTACTCTCCCTTCACCTGGAAACCAGCTTAGTCGAACAAGTGGAAGGTGTACCAACAGCTACCATCAACCCAGGCATTCGGTTCCACGACTTTGCTTCTCGGTTTGACACGGGTGATCGCTCTCACGAAGCCAATGTTTTCCGCCTTGGTGTCGTTCTTTTCGATGAGATTGACGTTCAGCTTCCTGAAGGATCATCGGAAGAGCTTATCGAACGCATCTCGTCTATTCGCCGAAAGCTGGCTTTGTCCAAATGGTTGGAAGATGCTGTGGCTCCTTTGGTCGATTTTGATGTAATCACTCGAAGTGAGGACAGGCCAGGCAAGATTTTCTCTCTTCTGAGCGGCCATCAAGTCGAGCGTGCTGTCGAGTCTGCTTTAGAGGCCGGCGATATGAGGTTAGCAACGTTATTGTCCCAAGCaggtggggaagaaagtTTTAAAGACGAACTGTTGAAGCAGTTGGAAGACTGGCAGGTGTACAAGGTGAACCCTCTAATCGCTGTCGGTTACCGGAAACTCTACGCTCTTTTAGCTGGTATCACCGATGTTTCAGCCGGTGATCCGTCCCGGGGGTCTGATGGGTGTCCTGACGTTTTGATTGCCGAAGGTCTTGACTGGAAGCGTGCGTTTGGTCTTCATCTTTGGTACGGCATACCTTTTGAGAACACCATCCGAGATGTCGTCGACTCTTATaccttttccctctcatcctcccatCCACCTGCTAAACCTCTTCCGCCATACCTGGAGAAATCATCCGACAATGCTCGTTCCTGGAATCTTCCCACTGAACCCACAGATGTTCTCtacaatcttcttcaactttaTTCTGACGACACCATCTCTCTTGACCAGGTACTCCGGTCACGAGACACGTCACCTAGTCCATTTGACGTGCGGTTAGCATGGCATCTTTACGTATTGCTTTCCAGAGtgttgagaagaagagatttTGAAGACAGGGATGAGAGTAACGGATACAGCGCGAACGCTGACCGATTGACGGCGGGCTACGCTGCGCAGTTGGAACAGATTGGTGAATGGAAGTGGGCTGCTTTTGTATTGTTGCACCTCGAAACAGTCGATGGGTGAGTTAGTCTTGGCGTCAAGTGATAATGGAGCTGATctgctttttttttcattaGACGTTCAAAAGCTCTTCATGCGCTTCTTTACCGACATCCGGACGCTACTAAAGAAGATCAAGCTTTCTTGACGGAAACTCTTCGCATTCCAGAAGAATGGATACACGAATCTCGAGCAGCTTCTCTTTGTTCGATTGACGATGCTTGGGGTGAGTAtcatgctcttcttcaagccaAACTCTACGATCGAGCGCACAAGATACTCGTGGAGAAGTTGGCGCCAGAGGCGGTTTTGAGGGATGACAAGATCCTTTTGAGGAGGTTGTGCTCAAAGTTGGAAAGCAAGGGTGTTTCCGGTTGGGAGTATGGTGGAAAGGTGAGTGGCCAACGTAAAGGGAGTGGACGTCTGCTTATTCTGTTTTTAGTTGTTCTTGGAATGGGCCGACGCTGCGGAAGATACTGTTTCGCTTCCTCCGTCAATCGTATTTTCAGGTGCCATTGCCGACTCGCGAAAGGCTGTTTTACGGCAGTTCGATCAGATGATTTCAGAGTGGACCTAGACAGGACATCGCGAGGTGTTCAGCAGGAGCTTAGGAGGTGGCGCAGTAGGTCTTGAGCCTTGGTGCAGGATACAAGTCGAATAGCATTGTCCATATTTTAATAAAATGCAACTGTTACGTAATAAAATGAAATGACTCGCGACCCGCTGTTTGTTGGGCGGTTATTGGAAAAAAAGGTGTATCGGTCGAGGTGTATTATATCCACAAACATTGAAAACATGGCCCAGGAAATGAGATACTTCTCCACGCGAGGTGGCAAGGAGACCCTCTCCTTCGAGGACGTGAGTGCGGCCTCGTTTTCCACGACAAAGACTCCAGCTCACACCCCTCCAGGCCGTCTTGACCGGTCTCGCTCCGAACGGCGGGTCAGTATATATCTCGCCTGTCGCTCCTGCCATTAGCTGACACTCACGCAGTCTCTACATCCCCACCCACATCCCTGCCCTTCCCAAAGACTGGAAGACCAGGTGGGCTGGTCTTTCTTTCCCAGAACTCTCCCACGAAatcctctccctttttGTCCCCACCTCTGTCATTCCCTCCGACGACCTTCGGTCCATCATCAACACCGCCTACAGTTCTTTCAGATCCTCCGCCACTACCCCTATCAGGCAGACCGGTGACAAGGAGTATGTCCTTGAGCTCTGGCATGGTCCCACATGGGCTTTCAAGGACGTTGCACTTCAGTTCTTGGGAGAGTTGTTCAGGTACTTTTTGGAAAGGAGGAACAAGGGCAAGACTGAGGATATGGAGGAGTTGACCGTGGTCGGTGCTACTAGTGGTGACACTGGAAGGTgagatcaagaagagagaCGGGAGTAAGCTAACAGTCTTTGGCAGTGCTGCCATCTACGGTCTCCGATCCAAGCCTTCCATCAccattttcatcctctACCCCGACGGCCGAGTGTCCCCTATCCAGGAGGCTCAGATGGCCACCGTGCCCGACGCCAACGTTTACTGCGTCGCCGTTGAGGATTCTGACTTTGACACTTGTCAAAGCATCGTCAAGACCCTCTTCTCCGATGCCGAGTTCAACGCTACTCACCGCCTCGGTGCTATCAACTCTATCAACTGGGCCCGTATCCTCGCTCAGATCGTCTACTACTTCTCCGCTTACTTCCAGCTCCCCGAAGAGGCCAGGAAGGATGGTGCCAAGCTTCAATTCGTGGTACCTACTGGTAACTTTGGTGACATCCTTGCTGGCTGGTACGCGAAGAAGCTCGGTCTCCCCATGGAGCAACTCGTTGTCGCCACCAACGAGAACGACATTCTCGAGCGATTCTTTAGGACCGGAAGGTACGAGGCGGATGAATCTGTGCAACAAGACCAGACTGCCGAGACTGCTGCTGTCAACGGCTCTAGCGACGGACAGCAAGCCGTCAGCGCCGTCAAGGCGACTCACTCTCCCGCTATGgacatcctcctctcttccaacTTTGAGAGGCTGTTGTACTACCTTGCCCTTGAGACCAGTGGCACTGTGGGATccgatgaggagaagaggttcAAGGCGCAGGAAAAGTTGAACGGCTGGATGAGcgctttgaagaaggatggcAAGGTTGACCTCGGAGAGGATGTCAGGCAGGCTGCCTGCAAGGACTTCTGGGCCGAGAGGGTGTCTGACGGCCAAGTAGGTTTATGTCTGTTGTAAATAATAATTCAAATGTGCTTATTTTCATGTGCAGACCCTCGAACAGATTCAAAAGTACTACAAGCGAGAGAAGTACGGTCCTTATGTGGTTGACCCCCACACCGCCGTTGGTCTTACTGCTCAGGAGCGCTCTGCCAAAAAGGCGTAAGTGACTTTGTCCTGGCACCAGTTGTGCGGCTAATGACATGATGCAGCTCCCCCGATACCACCTGGGTCACTCTTTCCACTGCGCACCCCGCCAAATTCTCTGGTGCCGTTGAGCTCGCCCTCTCAGCCTCCGAGTTCCCCGACTTTGATTTCCGACGGGATGTACTTCCAGACGAGCTCAAGAAGCTCGAGGGCCTTGAGAAGCGAGTTCACAGGGTCAAGGGTGAGGAAGGTGTGCGTGCGCTGATTGAAAAGGTGAAGAGTGCGAGCCATGAAAAGGTGGACGCCGAAGAGGGACGAGGATCTCTTTGAGTAGAGTGATACAATGTATTTGATGTTTACGTAATTTTGTTTTCTATGGTTTGTTTGTGCGATTCTACGTATATCCACTCTTTATTTTCGTTTTGATCCATACATTCCACCAAGGACAACCATGTTTGGATACTATTCACCTGTACATCCAAAGTCAGCGGCACACTCACCAGTGTACGCATCTGCAATGCACGAATCGCCCCGATCAGCGTCCTCACACATGCCGTCGGTCGCAGCAAGAGATTTCGCATCTCGTCCGTCCAGCAACTCAAGCAtgcaacagcaacaacaggAAACACCACAAACAACCAAAAATAATGAAAGCAAGGTCTCAGATGATGGCTTTATAATTCTCTCAGACATGTCATCTCACACCTCCAACAACGCGCTTCCACCTCCAAGGCAGGCAAATCTAACccctcattctcatctcAACGTGCCCCCTCCGAGCGTCAACGATCCTTATGTCTCCCGTTTCATAAAACCGACAGAACCATCTGACCCCCGACGTCCGTCATTACACCGTTCCTCTTCAGCGCCTGGAGAACATCAGGCACATTCCCTTTTGACCCCTGCGCTGCCTCTGGGACCAGAGGGCGATGGGGCTTGGAAGGATGTCCACCAACAGCCTGTTTTTGAGGTATTCAATGGAGAGCTtactgaagaaggaaatcaAATGAGCAAAAAGTTGCGTCATCTGCTGGAGACCGTGCTCAAGGGTCAAGAGCAAGTCGGGAAGATGCATTTCGGTCTAGAAGAGttgggagaggatgatggtTTAGAAACAGAAGAAAAGggtggaaagaaagaggatgaaaagggTAAGATGTATAAAATGCTAGAGGACCGGCTAGAGAGGCGCGAAAAGGGAGTGGATGAGATTATGGAAAAGGTAGGATCGTGGTAGATTTTTTTGTGACGAACGGGGACGATCGCTAACAAAACTGCAGCTGGACGCATTGTCAGAAACGCTGAGGACATATCATGGTCTGGGTACACCCAAACTATCCTTCAATCATACGCATACACCTCCTCAGTCTAACCATACAAAACACCGCAACACTATCTCTGTTCCTCCTATCAAAACAGACTTCCCCCCACATGACAATCCGCCGTCTTCGGCCTCTCCTAAGTCTCCGACGTCTCCGACGTCTCCGACATCGCCTCGttctccctctcatccAAGCATCATCCGTGCCCAATCTTCAATTGACCGTCCATCGATCATGCGAGCGCCTCAACCACATTCTCCTTTAAGACAAACATTTCGTCCCGAGACAACCTCTtctggtgaagaagagcattCCTCGCATCCGTATGGTGCAAGACCAGATAGCGCCTTTAATAATCTCTCGCCTCTTCGGCTAGAGAGTGAGCGTAGTCCGGACAGTCTATTGAGTTCTCCCCCTCCGCAAAACCAACCGAAGACCAAGAGCTTTtgggagatggaagatgagcgGGATAGGGAAAAGGGACACAAACAACAGTGGCTGGAGAATGTGGACCAGGTAACGGACAGCCCTTTTCAAATGGAAGACAAATCAAGACCTTTTTAATGACCTAAAATGTCATTGTAGAGCTTCAGGTTCTATAATTTTGCTTCTGTTGTATGTATTAAATTTGCTCTATGACATGAACTTCATTATGCGAAACAAGTCCCTACATCACCCAGTTGGATGAGTGTGATGACGACCCCGCCACCATCTCAAACAGAGCATACCTCACACGAATACTGATGACACTGATGACAAAGGAGCCCGTGGgcaggatgatgagggggAAAAAAAATCCATGAATGTGCTACATACAATCACATAATGTACTCCAATGATGCAGAAACCAGATAATATACTCGTACAGCTGTCCGGAAATACCTAAAATTAAAATCCGCATCTTTTTTGATCCTTTTTACAGATGATAATTACCAGTCAAGGTCTCTGGCGTCGACTTCCTCCTGAGCTCATTCCAGTCGCCATATATGTAACCCCTTGACCAGCTAGTCAATCTCGGGCGTGAACCTTGATCGACAAGCTTTGCGTGATAGACTGCGCGCATGACGCTGGCAGCAGGAGATGCACCAGTTTGTTCGGTTGGATCAGTGCCGAAGCTGAACACGGAAGGCGCAGAAGGGGCAAGTGGTGACGAGCTGACTGCAGGCGACAGGACCGATGAGGAACACATAAGTGAAGGAGTTTCTTCATGCACAGAGAGGCCAGAAAGGAGCGGTGTGGGGAGAAGCAAGGGGAATAGAGTCTTGAATCTTTCATCTTGACTTGCGCCCTCCATCGCCGGTTGGATTATCGTTCTCGCtgcctctccttcctcgccttccttcTCTGTCAACTCAGCCAGCCTCGTTCTCCATATTGTATGATTTTCCACACAGCTATCAGTGTAGCGCTGAAGCTCGGGCCACACATCAGACACTGCCT
Encoded proteins:
- a CDS encoding threonine synthase codes for the protein MAQEMRYFSTRGGKETLSFEDAVLTGLAPNGGLYIPTHIPALPKDWKTRWAGLSFPELSHEILSLFVPTSVIPSDDLRSIINTAYSSFRSSATTPIRQTGDKEYVLELWHGPTWAFKDVALQFLGELFRYFLERRNKGKTEDMEELTVVGATSGDTGSAAIYGLRSKPSITIFILYPDGRVSPIQEAQMATVPDANVYCVAVEDSDFDTCQSIVKTLFSDAEFNATHRLGAINSINWARILAQIVYYFSAYFQLPEEARKDGAKLQFVVPTGNFGDILAGWYAKKLGLPMEQLVVATNENDILERFFRTGRYEADESVQQDQTAETAAVNGSSDGQQAVSAVKATHSPAMDILLSSNFERLLYYLALETSGTVGSDEEKRFKAQEKLNGWMSALKKDGKVDLGEDVRQAACKDFWAERVSDGQTLEQIQKYYKREKYGPYVVDPHTAVGLTAQERSAKKASPDTTWVTLSTAHPAKFSGAVELALSASEFPDFDFRRDVLPDELKKLEGLEKRVHRVKGEEGVRALIEKVKSASHEKVDAEEGRGSL